From Anas platyrhynchos isolate ZD024472 breed Pekin duck chromosome 16, IASCAAS_PekinDuck_T2T, whole genome shotgun sequence, a single genomic window includes:
- the HVCN1 gene encoding voltage-gated hydrogen channel 1: MSRYLKHFTVVGDDPVQWSNDYQKWEEEEEEHGGKQTDSEIKLEPSRSQVSFQDVMKKLFSSHRFQIVIVCLVIVDALLVLGELLMDLKIIHPDKHHIAPKVFHYLSLSILTIFLVEVGFKIFVYGREFFHHKFEVLDGVVVVVSFILDIVLLFREHEFEAVGLLILLRLWRVARIINGIILSVKTRSEQQVSKLKQANLKLVTKVEQLEHSCAEKEREIERLNKILKQHGLTSEPK, translated from the exons ATGTCCAGGTACCTGAAGCACTTCACGGTGGTGGGGGACGACCCCGTGCAGTGGAGCAACGACTACCAGaaatgggaggaggaggaagaggagcatgGGGGGAAGCAGACGGACTCGGAGATCAAACTGGAGCCCTCCCGGAGCCAGGTCTCCTTCCAGGATGTGATGAAGAAGCTCTTCAGCTCGCACAGGTTTCAG ATCGTTATTGTCTGCTTGGTCATCGTGGACGCCTTGCTGGTCCTCGGGGAATTGCTTATGGACTTGAAGATCATCCATCCGGACAAACATCACATAGCCCCAAAG GTCTTTCACTACCTCTCCCTTTCCATTTTAACCATCTTCCTGGTTGAGGTGGGCTTTAAAATCTTCGTCTACGGCCGGGAGTTCTTCCACCACAAGTTCGAAGTGCTGGACGGCGTCGTCGTCGTTGTGTCGTTCATCCTCGACATCGTCCTCCTCTTCCGAGAGCACGAGTTTGAAGCTGTCGGGCTCCTGATCCTGCTGCGGCTGTGGCGCGTGGCCAGGATCATCAATG GTATAATTTTATCCGTAAAGACCCGCTCTGAACAACAAGTGTCCAAGCTAAAGCAAGCAAACCTGAAACTTGTGACAAAGGTGGAACAACTggagcacagctgtgcagagaag GAGCGAGAAATCGAGAGGCTTAACAAGATACTAAAACAGCACGGACTCACCAGTGAACCAAAATAG
- the TCTN1 gene encoding tectonic-1, whose translation MMAVLRPGAFLLLLLFFLLLPPPLRAEEPSPEPPAPPEDRAAAGERLRSRPAPVTDVAKLCTCDLLVAQCDVNCCCDPDCSAADFSLFTTCSVPIVTGDSRLCSQKAAVYSLDVKANPPERVFQLIDHVNPSVFCIHATNYKQALYFPSPEMPTPENFDELFKKFGSAAFSAEPESWTLDSDAPNPSDANETYRYEYGVPIQTVDGFLRLPSPVVSSLCSDVNPAGFLVNQATKCIRSVSVGKCGNIQAVSMLFYINSSILAVPKSSQMVNITVQSVVIQSLNGMRTLLNSKDVLRHPMILDEMCMNVVLGVSYHITYTDAGEIIEAAASFVLGAINKEALSVQQSFEISFTQVNTKPVPLSGNPGYVAGLPVRAGFKPQKSGIIQSTNTYGQLTILQSTSNQDCLAAQGGRTPVLFGYNMISGCKLRVTAAVKCQPLTQALLDLLKGQSFPEYVASFGNSQAENVHDWVPIIHLQNSEQSPCQIPVSLEIEVKWTKYGSLVNPQARIVNVTATTTTTTLKQLPSGRERTIPILSSVVFTDISSPAEPGYKAWPTINAKLPFDFFFPFV comes from the exons ATGATGGCGGTGCTGAGGCCCggggccttcctcctcctcctcctcttcttcctcctcctgcctccgcCGCTCCGGGCAGAGGagcccagccccgagcccccggcACCACCGGAGGACCGCGCTGCCGCCGGGGAGCGGCTCCGCAGCAGGCCGGCCCCGGTCACGGACG TTGCCAAGCTGTGTACTTGTGATCTGTTGGTGGCACAGTGTGATGTAAATTGCTGTTGTGACCCTGACTGCAGCGCAGCAGATTTCAGCCTCTTTACTACATGTTCAGTTCCTATCGTCAC AGGTGATAGCCGCCTTTGTAgtcagaaagctgctgtgtaTTCACTTGATGTTAAAGCAAATCCACCGGAAAGGGTATTTCAATTAATTGACCACGTCAATCCCAGTGTTTTCTGCATTCATGCTACAAACT ATAAACAAGCACTGTACTTTCCTTCCCCTGAAATGCCTACTCCTGAAAATTTTGATGAACTGTTTAAAAAGTTTGGAAGTGCTGCTTTCAGTGCTGAACCTGAGAGCTGGACTCTGGACTCAGATGCTCCAAATCCTTCTGATGCAAATGAAACTTACAGATATGAG TATGGTGTTCCTATACAGACAGTGGATGGATTCCTAAGACTGCCTAGTCCTGTTGTCTCCTCTTTGTGCTCTGATGTGAACCCTGCAG GGTTTTTAGTAAACCAGGCTACAAAATGCATTAGATCAGTAAGTGTGGGAAAATGTGGCAACATTCAAGCAGTCAGTATGCTGTTTTATATCAACTCCAGCATTTTAGCA GTGCCCAAATCAAGTCAGATG GTTAATATTACTGTGCAGTCTGTAGTCATTCAGTCTCTGAATGGAATGCGGACTTTACTTAACAGTAAGGATGTCCTCAGGCACCCCATGATTTTGGATGAAATGTGCATGAATGTCGTTCTTGGG GTGAGTTATCATATTACATACACAGATGCAGGAGAAATAATAGaagcagctgcttcttttgtCTTGGGGGCAATTAACAAAGAAGCACTTTCAGTACAACAGAGCTTTGAAATCAGCTTTACTCAG GTAAATACAAAGCCAGTTCCTCTCAGTGGCAACCCTGGTTATGTTGCTGGACTGCCTGTAAGAGCAGGTTTCAAGCCACAGAA GTCTGGCATCATTCAGAGTACCAACACATATGGTCAACTCACCATTCTGCAGAGTACATCCAACCAGGACTGCCTCGCAGCACAGGGGGGCAGAACCCCGGTGCTGTTTGGTTACAACATGATATCAGGCTGTAAGTTACG AGTTACAGCAGCTGTGAAATGCCAGCCCTTGACTCAGGCCCTCCTAGATTTACTGAAGGGACAAAGCTTTCCTGAATACGTGGCCTCATTTGGAAATTCTCAAGCTGAGAATGTGCATGACTGGGTGCCAATAATTCACCTCCAAAACTCAGAACAG AGCCCCTGCCAAATACCAGTATCACTCGAAATAGAAGTGAAGTGGACTAAATACGGATCCCTAGTCAATCCACAAGCCAGAATAGTAAACGTTACAGCAACAACCACTACCACCACACTGAAGCAG cttccctcaggaaGGGAAAGGACTATTCCTATACTAAGCTCTGTTGTTTTCACGGATATTTCTTCACCTGCAGAGCCAGGCTATAAAGCTTGGCCCACCATTAATGCCAAATTaccttttgattttttctttccatttgtcTAA